The Rosa rugosa chromosome 3, drRosRugo1.1, whole genome shotgun sequence sequence GAGTATAGCGGTTTGTTGACCCAGGCTGCAAAAATTGATGTGCTTTGTATGAATACTTCGTAGTCCCTGAAAGTTTTACAGCAAGCTTCCACTCACTATTATCAAAGAGTTCTAATACTACACGTGCCCCACATTCTCTCCACCCTCTGTCACTTGCAGAAATTAACACATTTGCCTCACAGGATAAGAGCTCCAAGTTCCTTTCGGAACCTCTGGAAATGTCTGATGACCTCTTCTCGCTGGCCCTTCTAATTCGCTTATTAGGAAGCCCTTTGTGAACATTTCTTTGCTTAGAGCTGACATCAAAACCTCCACAAGGCAATGTGTATGAGACTTGAGTTCGGGGCTTCTTCGGTCCATTACCAAAACCATTATGGAAAATGTCAGCCTTTCCATCTGACCAACGATGTGAGAGGTTTCCAAATGATGACATATTATTTCTATTTCGCTGCCCTGTACTTCTGGGAGCAGTGGGGCTGGGACTGGGGATAATGCTACCATTCATATTCAATGAAAAAACTGTAGGCTGTTGAAAATCTGTAGGCTGTTGAGCACTTTGTAACTCCCTCTCCACAGGCTTCTCAAAATGGTCAAAAGATGGAATTTCAACAGTAAGCCCATTCACAATAGAACGGGAACTAGTTTTGGATTTATCTCTGCCAGCGAAAGTCCTAGAAGAGGCTCCAGCAACATTAACAACACAATTTTGGTAAAGCTGAGATGACTTTAACCGACCGCGCTGACTGCAAATAGAAAGAGATGTTTCTGTTACCACTTTAGTACAGGACCCACCAGAGGTAGCCACATTTTCTGGAGCCTTCAAATTGTTCTCGGGAGTAATTTCTGAATCATGGTCTTGAAAGCAGATATTAGCAACACTGTGTTCCATAAGCAACTTAAGATGCAAATTAATGAAGAAAGTAGGTGCAGCTGTAAAAGATAGAGCAAGTGGGGGAAGCTTTCTGTGAAGCTCATCAGAATGAGTAGCAGAATGGCTGATATTTACAAAACTAACTTCCCGAGAACTGCCCATGAAGTTAATGCCCTGCCTGGACCTCTTCCGTGTACCCTGCTTGGAGAAAAATCACAGAAGTGAATACTTTCATAATACAGCATTGAAGAGGAATAAATAGCAAGCATAATTATCTATTAAAAGGGGGAAGACAACAAAATTCCAGTTAAGAACGCAAAAATCAAGCAATATGTAAAAAAGATCAAACAGATACCTTGACAGAGGGTTGCCCGCAAAGAGACATAGAAGGTGACTGATTTATTCCATTTTGAAGTGCCTGGATATTATCAAAGGTGCATTCAGACAGAGGCAGTTTTTTGGCGAGTAAACAATGCCTCCTGAGTTTATTGTCTAGGTACATCCATGTTGAATTTTTAACTTGACAGAAGTTGTAGAAAGCAGACACAAGTTGCTTTCCAAGATGCTGAACACAGGAGAATTTAAACCTGATTGAAGTTGCTGGTAACTGGAAATCAGTAAGCTTCCCCTGTTCATTAGGGTGATGAAATAATGTCAGGATAAGAGAAACAAAGGCCACCGCCTGCTTCAAGCAACCTTCAAACAAAAGAAACCTCAGTCCAACTACATTATCAACAAAGAGCATCTCCAAATGAACCTTTGGCCATGTGGTCACCACTACACCATGCCGAAGCAGCATTGCAGCATGAAAGAACCGTAACAACTCTACTCCAAGAGAATCATTCATTAGTGAATGCAGTGGAAGGCATTTAAATTTGACTTTTCCTGATTCTATCCAAGGAAGAGTTAACTTTAGCAACCCTGCATCATCACTATACCACAATGGCCAACTGCGATCCAATATAACAACAAAATCATCTGGCTCTTCCAAGTCCCAAACCTCCTCAACAGGAGTAACAGAAGTACAACAATGATGTCCATGCATGGAAGCATGCTCATCCTTGTATATTTGAGACAGTACAGAGCCAGTCTTGCGCAATCGCTTCCGATAATAAACAATAGGCATTTTGCTATCTTCGGAGTTGCCTTCTGGAGCAGGCTTCTCTTCCCTCACAGGATCAGATGATCTGCCGGAATTACAAGATAATTTATTTGTATCCCTTCTAGAGGAAACATCACTCAAACACCCATGTAAAGTGCCAGTACTGTCAGACAAAGTTGGCACGGACTTTGGAGATGGACCAGTTGTTTTTTGCTTCTTCACAGCATGAGAAGGAGACTTGATCCGACGGGTAGATCGCGACAACCATGAAATAATAGGTTCAGAATCCATACAGCTGCCTATGCAGCTATCGTCCTCCGACATCGagtctctctttttcttctcttttctgggtttcaagtttccttctctctcttcagaacTTGTAATTTGCATGAATGATTTTTTCTGCTTTGCCTTACCAGGAACTTCAGTAGGAAGTAGCAAGAGCTTGAACCTCTCATGTTGAAGATCAACCCATTCTTCTTCACGGTCATCGTATCTAATATGGTGAAGTTTTTTCTCCTTGTCATAAGCATTCACAAGGCCATAATACCAACTTTGGTCCAAAGGCCAGAAGACCTTGATCCTACGGTTCAATACCCAACAAACATCCAAGTCCCCAAAGAAGATTTCATAGAAGTGGCGCCTCTTCCTCGtacctttcttttctttgtgcTGCTTCCTGGCCCTGGGCCTCAGCACTCTACCAGCATTATCAACAGATTGAGATTCTGATCCAGAAAATGACTTCGACATGTGACTATCAAAATCCTGACCAGGAGATGACTGATTAGACAACCCGTTTGAAGATTGCATCGCAGAAGCCTTGGTGTTTAATGAAAACCCAGTACAGCTTGGATCAAACCTCGATGAAAGCATCCTCGCTGCATTCTCTTCAAGATTCTCCTCCTCGTCTTCTTGTGAAGTCTGGCATGCTTTAGTAGAACTATTGACTAAAGGCTCAGCTTCCTTTGCATCAGTTTTACTATCAGGTGACAAGTCCTTCCTTTTCCGACGATTCCTCCGGGACTTTTTCAAAGATGAATTACCATTGCTTGCAACTGACTGCCTCTCAAgaacattttctttctttgcatGTGAAGTTGCATTCAACTCGctatttatattttctttgcatTCATCCAAACCTTTGTTTCTTATGGCCTTCCAGGCCTCAGCTTGAGTACCCAAATCATCACCACTTAACTTAGCTATCTGATGATTCTGATCAACACTAGTTGCTCTACCAGCAGACTCATCAGACAGCTTCAAAAGCTGAGCACCCTCACATTTTTTTCGCCCCACGAATCCCCTCTTACGCCTCGGGATTTGAATGCCACTATTATCCAAACTAAGCTTTGAAACGCCATTTAACCCACTACTGCTATCCAATTTTTGACTTGACCCCGATTTGAATGCGTCCGGATCATGTGAACCAGAATCCAACCCTCTATGAAAAACTTTATCTATACTCTTCTTGCTACTACTAGTATTAACATTCTTGAGACTACTGAGAGACACCTCTTTCCTActcctcttcttcttgtccccaccgtcgtcgtcgtcgtcctcACTCCCTTTTCTCTTCAGGCTCTGATTTTCAGCCTCTTTTCTACTCCTGGACTTGTACAAACTCTTAAGATCCAAAGATCTCGATTTCCTGGGAATTTCAGTGCCATGTGAAACCTCTATTCTATTTTCCATCAACAATTCCTCAAACCGAGACGCCCCAAACTTGACATTCCATCCTACATGCCCCCACACATTTTTGAGATCTGATACACCAAAAATTAAAGCTAAAACAAAACCCGAAAACCAAAGCGATCATACATAGTGCTCATGCATTCAGATCATAtcatcaaaatttgagaaatttaaTTCGAATACATGCGTACCTTAACCGTAACACGCCGAATCATCGCTTCCTCCAACAGTCGTCAAGATCACGAAGCAAGAGCATGATTTGGGATTCCAATCCGGCCTCCTGAGACGAAACCCTAAGTCAATTTCACCGTTTCGGATTCAATTTCAGGAAATTTGAAGATTTCTCCTGTTTTTCACCGGAAGGGACGGGCCAGAGAGAGCTAGGGTTTTCTTTTTCGGTTCCCACTTCCACCAAAATAAAAAGGGTTTCGATCGAAAATTAAAAACCAAATGGAAAAAAATACGCGAATCCTTTGGATAATGCCACGTGGCGAAATCTGGGATGTTCGATTGCTGTTCGGCTGCTTGCGTTCGCACAGTAGTCGATCACCTGGAGACTAACGATTTCACGGGAAATAATAATATGGTGGGGGTGTGACGGTCCAATTACTAGTCCTCAACAATTGATGGATGAGATTTGatgtacttgagtgaataaTGATTTTGAGAATTGTTTAGCGGTGTGAACACTAGAGAATCATTATCCGTAAAGTATGTCATTTTTGTCATTTGAGTTATTAGGTGCCAAAAATGAAATACTGCAGTTACTCGCCAAAATCAGTGTTGGTTGTCAAGCgcccaaaaaaagaaatattGTAGCTTCTCGCTAGAGTCAGTGTTTGTTTCCACactgagcatcatcatccaaaAATATCGAGAATGCCATTTTTGCCTTTGAGTTGTTAGGCGTAAAAAAGAAAATACTGCAGCTACTTGCTAGAGTCAGTGTTGGTTTCCACACTAAGCATCATTATCCTTTAGGTATCGAGAATGTCATTTTTGCTTTTGAGTTATTAGGCGCCAAAAAAGAAATACTACAACTACTCGCTAGAGTCAGTGTTGGTTTCCACACTAAGCAACATCATCCGTTAAGTATCGAGAATGTCATTTTTTCCTTTGAGTTATTAGGCGCCTAAAAGGAAATACTGCAGCTACTCGCTCTAGTAAGTGTTGGTTTCCACACTGAGCATCATTATCCTTTAGATATCTAGAATGTCATTTTTTCCTCTCAGTTATTAGGCGCTAAAAATGAAATATTGCAGCTACTTGCTAGAGTCAGTATTGGTTTCCCGTCATTGTTTTAATTTGAATGTCTAGTTATCATTATGGTCCTGAGGTTTCTATTCGAAAAGAGAAAGTAATTTGTGGATTTTTTTCCAATGAACTTTTATCTGTTTGCATCTGTGCTACATTCTGATTATTGTTATAGTTGTGGGGAATTTCTGGTGAGAAATACTTTGGCACTTTGAAGTTGGGGAACTAAACTCTAGTTTCTCTCACAATTCTTAAGGTTTTGGCGTTCTCAGTTGGTGCATGGTAGTTTGAAGAGTAACCTTAGAATTTCTATAACCTAACACTTAGATTGGATTTGAACTGGAATTTTGACAAGGGTATTTCCTGTTGCAGGATTGATGAGAACATGGAAGACACATTGGCAAATGTAGAGGGTGCACAAGGGCAACTGCTCAAGTATATGAATAGCATATCATCAAATAGGTGGCTGATGATCAAGATATtctttatattaatttttttcctcATGGTTTTCCTATTTTTTGTGGCATAATAGTCATTGCAGAGACAattgaaaaggaagaaaaatgaCAGCGTCTTTTTGAGTATTTTTACTGTTGATAAGCCCCTTCTATTCGTTTCATGAGCAAGATGATTACCTAGTAATGTAATATATGTATACTGATACACAAAATGGTAAAATTTGTTGTGAACTATGACTGGCAAGATTTATCTGCTTCCGAGTTTGCTATATATTTTGCTGTTTGGTGCCAGGTAGAATGTCTTCCAGGGGTTCGAATACCTTTTTTCAGAAAACGAGTGTTTGAATACCTACCTGCATTCGAGCTGTGTTAAGAGAGAAACATAGAACTTAACAAGCATACAGTTTTTGAGCCCCCAAAAGTTAATATTTTTGCTGTTGATAGCTGTTCTTAAAACTGACCTCGTGTACTTTAGAATCCATGCTTCAGATGAAGAGCTGTAGGGAAATTCTGAAATGCATTGAAGCATCGATTATATAGGTAGTTCGGCTACGGTAGTGGTAGACATGTAACGGATTGATGGTAGAGTAGTAGAAAGAGACGCCTCATGTGGGGTGTGAGGTGTCAAGTGTTGGGTGTGTGGATCCGATTCCACATAGGATAAGGATTTGTTAATCCTTGATCAAAGaggagttttgattgtttcctacatgcttacataatcctacttggtaatggtttctatgtctattgggaataggtttccaatgtcttataaggtctagttagatatctataaataagggcataggttgtagtagtagatcaagtctttgaagcattaaacagagagagcaagtgaggtcttgagagttggtgagaacttcttgtgagagattcttgtattcttgttcttgtattcttcttcttctatagtgaaacccaagcagcccggggacgtaggcaaagttctttgctgaacctcgttaacaagttcgtgtttgttttctcgatcgtttatctatattgttttgcacttgtctgcttccgcaagaggaattttaggtcaaattcctaacaaagtggtatcagagcttaggctaTAGAGTGGAAACAATGAGCATAGaagacgttgagaagagggttGATAAGTTCGACGGTAATGACTTTAGCCTATGGAGAACACAAATCGAGGACTACTTGAATATGAAGAAGCTTGCTAAGACTTTAGAGGGCAAGCTCCCAAAAGATATGAAGGAGGAAGAATTTGTCGAGATGGATAGGATGGCCCTTGGAGCCGTTCGACTATCGCTTTCGAATGATGTACGGCGATTTGTTATCAAGGAGACTACGTTGAAGGGGATGATGGATAGTTTGTCCAACATGTATGAGAAGCCAAATGCCGTTCAACAGTTGTACTTGATGAGGCGGCTGTTCACTTTGAAGATGGGTAAGGGTATATCTGTTCGCCAGCAAGTTGGGATAGTTGGTGATATTATCGAGCAACTAGCATCGGTGGATGTTAAATTCGACGAACACATCAAAACTTTGGTGTTGTTGACTTCCATGCCTTCGGATTGGGATGTGACTGTGAACTCGATTTGTAGTGGAGCTGGGACTACGAAGAAGCTGAAGTTTAATGATGTGCGTGACATTCTTCTGAATGAAGAGACGCGAAGATAAAATAACCTTGAAGATCCTTCAAGTTCTGCGCTCTCTATAGAAAATAGAGGTAGAACGTTCAACAAGAACTCAAACAACAATCGTGGAAGGTCCAAGTCTAGGGCACCTGGAAAAGGTCGAAGCGTGTCCAAGTCAGGAAAGTGGTCCGATGGGTGTTGGCATTGTGGGAAATTTGGACATGTCAAGAGAGACTGTAACCAGTGGAAGGAGACAATGAAGATGGCAAACACAACTGAGTGTGATTCGGATGCACTTGTACTAAGCGTTACTGAAGCACCATTGGAGTCATGGATTGTAGACTCTGGAGCATCATTTCGCTCAACTTCACAACAAGAGCTCATGGTGAATTACCGACGTGGTAATTTTGGCAAAGTGTTTCTTGCTGATGGTGGAGccttggagattgtgggaaggGGTGATGTGAAGATTTTGCTGACAAATGGTGGAACATGGACCTTGACCAATGTTAGACACATACCGCGGTTAAAGAGGAATTTGATCTCTGTGGGTCAGTTGGATGATGAAGGATGTCGCACTACCTTTGAGAAAGGTACGTGGAAGGTGTGTAAAGGAGCTATGGTGTTAGCTCGTGGAATCAAGACAGGAACACTTTATACGACCTTGAATATTGTTGCTATTGTTGAGAACAATGAAGGCACTGCGATCGttgagaaaaatgaagatgcaTACTTATGGCATCGTAGACTTGGGCACATCAGTGAGAAAGGTATGGGTGTACTTCAGTCGAAGGGTAAACTACATGGTGTGGACTCAGTGAATATTGGGCTTTGTGAAGACTGCATATTTGGGAAGCAAAAGGTTGTTAGTTTCTCAAAGGGTGGCAAGGCACCAAAAGATACAAAACTAGAGTTGGTTCATACTGACGTGTGGGGACCTGCACCGGAGCTTTCGTTAGGTGGCTCAAAGTACTATGTGACTTATATTGATGACTCCACAAGGAAAGTATGGATTtatttcttgaaaaataaatggGAAGTATTTGATACTTTCAAGAAGTGGAAGGCGATCGTAGAGAATGAGACCGGGTCGAATATCAAATGTCTGAGGTCGGATAATGGAGGTGAATACTGTGGTAATGATTTCAAAGAGTATTGTGCAGAGAATGGGATTAGGATGGAAAAGACAATTCCGGGAACTCCACAGCAGAATGGAGTGGCTGAACGCATGAATAGGACTCTGAATGAGCGCGCAAGGAGTATGAGGATACACGCAGGATTGCCAGACATGTTTTGGGCTGATGCGGTTAATACTGCTGCTTATTTAATTAACCGTGGACCATCAGTACCATTGAATCATCTCCTACCTGAGGAAAAATGGAGTGGAAAAGAGATAGGCCTATCGCATTTAAGAGTGTTTGGTTGCGTGGCATATGTTCACATTGAGTCCGGTGCGAGAAGCAAGTTGGATCCCAAGTCTCAAAAGTGCATATTCATAGGCTATGGCGGTGACGAGCTTGGCTATAGGTTTTGGGATATGCATAATAAGAAAGTTGTAAGGAGCAGGAATGTCATCTTTAATGAAGAAGTGATGTACA is a genomic window containing:
- the LOC133739524 gene encoding uncharacterized protein LOC133739524, with protein sequence MENRIEVSHGTEIPRKSRSLDLKSLYKSRSRKEAENQSLKRKGSEDDDDDGGDKKKRSRKEVSLSSLKNVNTSSSKKSIDKVFHRGLDSGSHDPDAFKSGSSQKLDSSSGLNGVSKLSLDNSGIQIPRRKRGFVGRKKCEGAQLLKLSDESAGRATSVDQNHQIAKLSGDDLGTQAEAWKAIRNKGLDECKENINSELNATSHAKKENVLERQSVASNGNSSLKKSRRNRRKRKDLSPDSKTDAKEAEPLVNSSTKACQTSQEDEEENLEENAARMLSSRFDPSCTGFSLNTKASAMQSSNGLSNQSSPGQDFDSHMSKSFSGSESQSVDNAGRVLRPRARKQHKEKKGTRKRRHFYEIFFGDLDVCWVLNRRIKVFWPLDQSWYYGLVNAYDKEKKLHHIRYDDREEEWVDLQHERFKLLLLPTEVPGKAKQKKSFMQITSSEEREGNLKPRKEKKKRDSMSEDDSCIGSCMDSEPIISWLSRSTRRIKSPSHAVKKQKTTGPSPKSVPTLSDSTGTLHGCLSDVSSRRDTNKLSCNSGRSSDPVREEKPAPEGNSEDSKMPIVYYRKRLRKTGSVLSQIYKDEHASMHGHHCCTSVTPVEEVWDLEEPDDFVVILDRSWPLWYSDDAGLLKLTLPWIESGKVKFKCLPLHSLMNDSLGVELLRFFHAAMLLRHGVVVTTWPKVHLEMLFVDNVVGLRFLLFEGCLKQAVAFVSLILTLFHHPNEQGKLTDFQLPATSIRFKFSCVQHLGKQLVSAFYNFCQVKNSTWMYLDNKLRRHCLLAKKLPLSECTFDNIQALQNGINQSPSMSLCGQPSVKGTRKRSRQGINFMGSSREVSFVNISHSATHSDELHRKLPPLALSFTAAPTFFINLHLKLLMEHSVANICFQDHDSEITPENNLKAPENVATSGGSCTKVVTETSLSICSQRGRLKSSQLYQNCVVNVAGASSRTFAGRDKSKTSSRSIVNGLTVEIPSFDHFEKPVERELQSAQQPTDFQQPTVFSLNMNGSIIPSPSPTAPRSTGQRNRNNMSSFGNLSHRWSDGKADIFHNGFGNGPKKPRTQVSYTLPCGGFDVSSKQRNVHKGLPNKRIRRASEKRSSDISRGSERNLELLSCEANVLISASDRGWRECGARVVLELFDNSEWKLAVKLSGTTKYSYKAHQFLQPGSTNRYTHVMMWKGGKDWILEFPDRSQWALFKEMHEECYNRNLRSASVKNIPIPGVRLVEDIDDNGTEIAFLRSSTKYFQQMKTDVEMALDPSRLLYDMDSDDERWILKFQNSSEVEKSSSMEIGEEMFEKTMDMFEKAAYVRQCDQFTSEEIEEFMTGIGPIDLIKTIYEHWRQKRLRKGMPLIRHLQPPSWETYQKQVREWEQAMTKMNNTLANGGREKAAAVEKPPMYAFCLKPRGLEVPNKGSKQRSQKKFSISAHTNAVLGDQDGFHPIGRRSNGFAYGDEKIAYSGHNYESLDDSPLSQTSPRVFSPRDAANIFMSNDGFERNHLHRIDRSKSKKYRTIASSVDPQMVSPYNHRVVRNRNGVHRGNIGFPEWSSQSYYQPDVAQRLVNAHGFDHDEFRLREASGAAQHAHNLAKRKRENARRLFYRADLAMHKAVVALMTAEAIKASSEDYDYDYDSESDSFSISDSDTDSDSEE